A genomic window from Pseudoxanthobacter soli DSM 19599 includes:
- a CDS encoding type VI secretion system Vgr family protein, with protein MNATAAPVQTGRLITLTTPLGGDVLIGMDVKGREALSELFEYEVDMASTNTGITADQLIGKAVTVSIARPGSDARAINGIVTYFAAGDQMVNGMRRYRVVLRPKLWLLTRTADCRIFQNQSVVQIADTLLSDGGVTDYKKVGLSGTHPTRDYCVQYRETDYEFLVRILAEEGIYFYFQHESGQHTLVLSDSVGGYTDCVDKSVQHAPPDSSLTQAVQTWSSGFHFQSGKATLDDFNFEQSTTDLTASTSTAVSNSAFKSWEVYDYPGDYTKKDDGTTLSRTRMEAIEAGYAVTRGTATYPGFVPGAKFTMTKHEVASEQGKAYVLRSVEHTVRDHTHLGNHEETVAYTNVFTALPATTVFRPRPVTRRPLIPGHQTATVVGASGDEIYCDKYGRIRVQFHWDRLGKNDENSSCWIRVAQSIAGATWGSQFLPRVGMEVVVAFLEGDPDRPLVVGSVYNGQNMPPYTLPDNKTQSGIKTRSSTQGSATTFNELRFEDKKGSELVYIHAQKDFTRDVVNDDKLNVEHDRTETIKNDRSATIQEGNESLTVSKGNRTVTVSQGNESLTVSKGNRTVTVSEGNDSTTVSQGNRTATISKGNDTTTLSSGNYSLSLSSGNATLQCDGGSVTISAGQSITLKVGSNSITINQSGITLKGTQIAVTGDAKVQLSGPMVNVSGSGTVQVKGGLVTIN; from the coding sequence ATGAACGCCACGGCAGCCCCTGTCCAGACCGGCCGGCTCATCACGCTCACCACGCCGCTCGGCGGCGACGTGCTGATCGGAATGGACGTGAAGGGGCGGGAAGCCCTGTCCGAGCTGTTCGAGTACGAGGTCGACATGGCCTCGACGAACACAGGCATCACCGCCGACCAGTTGATCGGCAAGGCCGTGACGGTAAGCATCGCGCGACCGGGAAGCGACGCGCGCGCCATCAACGGGATCGTCACCTACTTCGCGGCCGGCGACCAGATGGTCAACGGCATGCGGCGCTATCGCGTGGTGCTGCGCCCGAAGCTGTGGCTGCTGACCCGCACCGCCGATTGCCGCATCTTCCAGAACCAGTCCGTCGTGCAGATCGCCGACACGCTGCTGTCCGACGGCGGCGTCACCGACTACAAGAAGGTCGGGCTCTCCGGCACGCACCCGACCCGCGATTATTGCGTCCAGTATCGCGAGACCGACTACGAGTTCCTCGTGCGCATCCTCGCCGAGGAAGGCATCTACTTCTATTTCCAGCACGAGAGCGGGCAGCACACGCTGGTTCTCAGCGATAGCGTCGGCGGCTACACGGATTGCGTCGACAAGAGCGTGCAGCATGCGCCGCCGGACAGTTCCCTCACCCAGGCGGTGCAGACCTGGTCGAGCGGCTTTCATTTCCAGTCCGGCAAGGCGACGCTCGACGACTTCAATTTCGAGCAATCGACCACCGATCTGACCGCGAGCACCTCGACGGCCGTGAGCAATTCGGCCTTCAAGAGCTGGGAAGTCTATGATTATCCCGGCGACTACACCAAGAAGGACGACGGCACGACGCTTTCCCGCACCCGCATGGAGGCGATCGAGGCCGGCTACGCGGTGACGCGCGGCACCGCCACCTATCCCGGCTTCGTGCCGGGCGCGAAGTTCACCATGACCAAGCACGAGGTCGCGAGCGAGCAGGGCAAGGCCTATGTGCTGCGGTCGGTGGAGCATACCGTCCGCGACCACACCCATCTCGGCAACCACGAGGAGACGGTCGCCTACACCAACGTGTTCACGGCGCTGCCCGCGACGACGGTGTTCCGGCCGCGGCCGGTGACGCGCCGGCCGCTGATTCCCGGCCACCAGACCGCGACCGTCGTCGGGGCGTCGGGCGATGAAATCTATTGCGACAAGTACGGCCGCATCCGCGTGCAGTTCCATTGGGACCGGCTCGGCAAGAACGACGAGAACAGCTCGTGCTGGATCCGCGTCGCCCAGTCCATCGCCGGCGCGACCTGGGGCTCGCAGTTCCTGCCGCGCGTCGGCATGGAGGTCGTGGTCGCCTTTCTCGAGGGCGACCCGGACCGGCCGCTCGTCGTCGGCAGCGTCTATAACGGGCAGAACATGCCCCCCTATACCCTGCCGGACAACAAGACCCAGAGCGGAATCAAGACGCGATCGAGCACGCAGGGCTCGGCGACCACGTTCAACGAGCTGCGGTTCGAGGACAAGAAGGGCAGCGAGCTCGTCTATATCCACGCCCAGAAGGACTTCACCCGCGACGTGGTGAACGACGACAAGCTGAACGTCGAGCACGACCGGACCGAGACGATCAAGAACGACCGCTCCGCGACGATCCAGGAGGGCAACGAAAGCCTGACGGTCTCCAAGGGCAACCGCACCGTCACGGTCTCCCAGGGCAACGAGAGCCTGACCGTGTCCAAGGGCAACCGTACCGTCACCGTGTCGGAGGGCAACGACAGCACGACGGTTTCCCAGGGCAACCGCACGGCGACGATCTCCAAGGGCAACGACACGACGACGCTTTCGAGCGGCAACTATTCGCTCTCGCTCAGCTCCGGCAATGCGACGCTGCAATGCGACGGCGGCTCGGTTACGATCAGCGCCGGGCAGTCGATCACGCTCAAGGTCGGCTCGAACTCGATCACCATCAACCAGTCCGGGATCACCCTGAAAGGCACGCAGATCGCGGTCACCGGCGATGCGAAGGTCCAGCTCAGCGGCCCGATGGTGAATGTCAGCGGCAGCGGTACCGTGCAGGTCAAGGGCGGTCTGGTGACCATCAACTGA
- a CDS encoding DUF6931 family protein, whose translation MEIGFLPKVRFSLAAQMFAILEPSEEVAALSPPDQPAADLIVALAGAGQYVDAIRYLAVALPRREAVWWACVVGETMLGDVTTADSPEGAAWKAAEAWVYEPTELRRQATYPVADALKFNTAGAYAALGAFWSGGSLAPPESGQVVPPGDGLTGSAVGASILLSCVPGDARSIGKRHMAALSIGADIANGGSGKRAP comes from the coding sequence ATGGAAATCGGCTTTCTGCCGAAGGTTCGCTTCTCGCTCGCAGCCCAGATGTTCGCCATTCTGGAGCCGTCGGAAGAGGTTGCCGCCCTCAGCCCGCCGGATCAGCCGGCGGCGGACCTGATCGTTGCGCTTGCCGGCGCCGGACAATATGTGGATGCCATCCGCTATCTTGCCGTGGCGCTGCCGCGGCGGGAGGCGGTATGGTGGGCCTGCGTCGTCGGCGAAACCATGCTGGGCGACGTCACCACGGCCGACAGTCCCGAAGGCGCGGCCTGGAAGGCGGCCGAGGCGTGGGTCTACGAGCCGACCGAGCTGCGGCGCCAGGCCACCTATCCCGTCGCGGATGCGCTGAAGTTCAATACGGCCGGCGCCTATGCCGCGCTCGGGGCGTTCTGGTCGGGGGGCAGCCTCGCACCGCCGGAATCGGGGCAGGTGGTTCCGCCCGGCGACGGGTTGACGGGCAGTGCGGTCGGCGCTTCGATCCTGCTCAGCTGCGTGCCTGGGGACGCCAGGTCGATCGGGAAACGTCACATGGCGGCGTTGTCCATCGGCGCGGATATTGCCAATGGCGGGAGCGGGAAACGCGCTCCCTGA
- a CDS encoding type VI secretion system-associated FHA domain protein encodes MAPTLRLTLIGSFDTQAEERSRTVTAGPFRIGRDADNDWVLEDARRLISRHHCTIELKAGIFIVIDTSSNGLFLNNAEQPVGRGNTAILSDGDRLVLPGTTIAVELKQSDSRATDPFLAVLPPPPGSKRDDAGGEDDGLMALPDFPRANPAAGYASSVNPWAANRAEPPVADNRPLLSWPPVDATPRAAEPPPLFATAFKGAAPIPLDWNQEDSSGPEPEPETEIMAIAPAVRDEGERDRRLMLALIEAIAHLERLVVPSDSGLVLAGETGDVLARLRALDPAASERLLLGLADRLAGTMALERRDDLSIEGTKGGAFALDDDLALPERRIGPLTSLLDDGDGEK; translated from the coding sequence ATGGCGCCTACGCTGCGGCTCACGCTGATTGGTTCGTTCGATACCCAGGCCGAGGAGCGGTCCCGGACGGTGACCGCGGGTCCGTTCCGCATCGGGCGGGACGCGGACAACGACTGGGTTCTGGAAGACGCCCGGCGGCTGATTTCCCGCCATCACTGCACGATCGAGCTGAAGGCCGGCATCTTCATCGTCATCGATACCTCGTCGAACGGCCTGTTCCTGAACAATGCGGAGCAGCCGGTCGGGCGCGGCAACACCGCCATCCTCAGCGACGGCGACCGGCTCGTGCTGCCGGGAACGACCATCGCGGTCGAGCTGAAGCAGTCCGATTCGCGCGCGACCGATCCGTTTCTCGCGGTTCTTCCGCCGCCGCCCGGATCGAAGCGGGACGACGCGGGGGGCGAAGACGACGGCCTGATGGCGTTGCCGGATTTCCCGCGCGCCAATCCGGCCGCCGGCTATGCCTCTTCTGTCAATCCCTGGGCCGCCAATCGGGCGGAGCCGCCCGTCGCCGACAACCGGCCGCTGCTGTCGTGGCCGCCGGTCGACGCGACGCCGCGGGCGGCGGAGCCGCCGCCGTTGTTCGCGACCGCCTTCAAGGGGGCGGCGCCGATTCCGCTCGACTGGAACCAGGAGGATAGCTCGGGGCCGGAGCCGGAACCCGAGACCGAAATCATGGCCATCGCGCCGGCGGTCCGCGACGAGGGCGAGCGCGACCGGCGCCTGATGCTCGCGCTGATCGAGGCGATCGCCCACCTGGAACGGCTTGTCGTGCCCTCGGACAGCGGCCTCGTCCTCGCCGGAGAGACGGGCGATGTGCTGGCCCGGCTTCGCGCGCTCGACCCGGCCGCCAGCGAGCGGCTGCTGTTGGGTCTCGCCGACCGGCTGGCGGGCACGATGGCATTGGAACGTCGGGACGATCTGTCTATAGAGGGGACGAAGGGGGGCGCGTTCGCGTTGGACGACGATCTCGCCTTGCCAGAGCGCCGGATAGGCCCGCTGACCAGTCTGCTCGATGACGGAGACGGCGAGAAATGA
- the tssK gene encoding type VI secretion system baseplate subunit TssK: MSANGKVVWSEGMFLRAQHFQQQDRYVERLVRARVDGIGPYPWGLREIGINNALLALGKFGLERCSGVFEDGTPIDIPGDQALPTPLDLPVGLADCLIYLCVPIQQAGGAEIDVGGGFGASTRFIASEQDVVDAISGANSNARIRTASLRLQLMLGTDDRSGFHCLGVARVAEVSADRRVRLDADYIPPYMDAMSSSVLNGYVSEVLAMLRHRGEALGRRVSGVSSQGTSEMFDFLMLQLLNRTEPLLAHFNHLPALHPERLYEAFLMLAGELATFTNPRRRPDDFAVYRHDDLENVFASVMIALRQSLSVVMEQSAIQIPLQDRKYGIRVGTIVDKTLIDKANFVLLVKASMPEEAIRRSLPALIKIGSVEQIRELVNVQLPGIRVQPLAVVPRQIPYHSGTVYFELESQSPIWKSLATSGGIAVHLAGEFPDVQMELWAIRR, translated from the coding sequence ATGAGTGCCAACGGCAAAGTCGTCTGGTCGGAAGGCATGTTCCTGCGTGCCCAGCATTTCCAGCAGCAGGACCGCTACGTGGAGCGCCTCGTGCGCGCCCGCGTCGACGGCATCGGGCCCTATCCGTGGGGGCTGCGCGAGATCGGCATCAACAATGCCCTGCTCGCGCTCGGCAAGTTCGGGCTGGAACGCTGCTCGGGCGTGTTCGAGGACGGCACCCCCATCGACATCCCGGGCGATCAGGCCCTGCCGACGCCGCTCGACCTGCCGGTCGGGCTCGCCGATTGCCTCATCTATCTGTGCGTGCCGATCCAGCAGGCCGGCGGAGCGGAAATCGATGTCGGCGGCGGCTTCGGCGCCTCGACCCGCTTCATCGCCTCGGAGCAGGATGTCGTCGACGCCATCAGCGGCGCGAACAGCAATGCGCGCATCCGTACCGCCAGCCTGCGCCTGCAGCTGATGCTCGGCACCGATGACCGCAGCGGCTTCCACTGCCTGGGGGTCGCGCGCGTCGCCGAGGTCTCGGCCGATCGCCGGGTGCGGCTCGATGCGGACTATATCCCGCCCTACATGGACGCGATGTCGTCGTCGGTGCTGAACGGCTATGTCAGCGAAGTCCTCGCGATGCTGCGGCACCGGGGCGAGGCGCTCGGCCGACGGGTATCCGGTGTCTCGAGCCAAGGAACGTCGGAGATGTTCGACTTCCTGATGCTGCAGCTTCTGAACCGTACCGAGCCGCTGCTCGCGCACTTCAACCATCTGCCGGCCCTGCACCCCGAGCGCCTCTACGAGGCGTTCCTGATGCTTGCTGGCGAACTCGCCACGTTCACCAATCCGCGGCGCCGGCCGGACGACTTCGCCGTCTACCGGCACGACGATCTGGAAAACGTGTTCGCGAGCGTGATGATCGCGCTGCGGCAGTCGCTCAGCGTCGTCATGGAACAATCGGCGATCCAGATTCCGCTCCAGGACAGGAAATACGGCATCCGCGTCGGCACGATCGTCGACAAGACGTTGATCGACAAGGCGAACTTCGTCCTGCTCGTCAAGGCGAGCATGCCGGAGGAGGCGATCCGCCGGTCCCTTCCGGCGCTGATCAAGATCGGATCGGTCGAGCAGATCCGCGAACTCGTGAACGTCCAGCTGCCCGGCATCCGCGTGCAGCCGCTGGCCGTGGTTCCGCGCCAGATCCCGTATCACTCCGGCACGGTCTATTTCGAGCTCGAGTCTCAAAGCCCGATCTGGAAGAGCCTCGCGACCTCCGGCGGCATCGCCGTTCACCTCGCGGGCGAGTTTCCGGACGTTCAGATGGAGCTGTGGGCGATCCGCCGCTGA
- the icmH gene encoding type IVB secretion system protein IcmH/DotU — MTRDTLDSDNGDATIFAPAGGGRRAPERQSPRQPLPGQGGDVPFPQASQSAGTRPPPDLGPVSRSYPSTWDSDEPAAEGLSAASRAVEITVDHSDALSTVADVYNDNPGLALAAPIFEQLLRVRGSSDVVDVPSLHRKLMRGLSTFETQAAARGLAPRHVRLVLYALAATVDDIVLRTKWGQESRWSTRTMISLFFQESWGGERFFTLLSQMMASPQSFMKEIEVFYYCIEFGFVGKYRLDAGGNAELTQISDDVYKFLRGIRGFPQPELSPSWRGVTANRGRLRDLMPFWLAAAGFALILLVVFVVLSAILRRDAEIAAVKVSELLADPVQTPAPPPPPPPVRAALPVVPAEGMLAPPPTTPPAIDPYRAIAKMLMPQQQQGLISVLSRSGTVVIITRKELFTSASTTLRTPYPAVIKAIAEALQPFPGPIAVTGFTDSLPINTPTFPNNEALSLARAKRVAQLLSEGLSDPARVSAFGRGAADPIATNATPDGRSANRRVEIVLTPR; from the coding sequence ATGACGCGGGACACGCTCGATAGCGACAATGGCGACGCGACCATCTTTGCCCCCGCCGGCGGCGGGCGTCGCGCGCCGGAGCGTCAGTCGCCGCGCCAGCCTCTGCCCGGCCAGGGTGGGGATGTGCCTTTTCCCCAGGCATCGCAATCGGCCGGCACGCGGCCGCCGCCGGATCTCGGTCCGGTGAGCCGGAGCTATCCCTCGACCTGGGACAGCGACGAGCCGGCCGCCGAGGGGCTGAGCGCCGCATCGCGGGCCGTCGAGATCACGGTGGATCATTCCGACGCGCTGTCCACCGTTGCGGACGTCTACAACGACAATCCGGGTCTCGCTCTCGCCGCACCGATCTTCGAGCAGCTCTTGCGCGTGCGCGGTTCGTCCGATGTCGTCGACGTTCCCTCGCTGCATCGCAAGCTGATGCGGGGGCTTTCGACCTTCGAGACCCAGGCAGCCGCGCGGGGTCTCGCGCCCCGTCATGTGCGCCTCGTCCTCTATGCCCTTGCCGCCACGGTGGACGACATCGTGCTGCGTACGAAATGGGGCCAGGAAAGCCGATGGTCCACCCGGACCATGATCTCGCTGTTCTTTCAGGAATCGTGGGGTGGCGAGCGTTTCTTCACGCTCCTGAGCCAGATGATGGCTTCGCCCCAGTCGTTCATGAAGGAAATCGAGGTTTTCTATTATTGTATCGAGTTCGGATTCGTCGGAAAATACCGGCTCGATGCAGGCGGAAACGCTGAACTCACGCAGATCAGCGACGACGTCTACAAGTTCCTTCGCGGCATCCGCGGGTTTCCGCAGCCTGAACTGTCGCCGTCGTGGCGAGGGGTGACAGCGAACCGCGGGCGCCTGCGCGATCTGATGCCGTTCTGGCTTGCAGCCGCCGGGTTCGCCCTGATCCTTCTGGTGGTGTTCGTGGTGCTGTCGGCCATCCTGCGGCGCGATGCCGAGATCGCCGCGGTCAAGGTGAGCGAACTCCTGGCGGATCCCGTCCAGACCCCCGCGCCGCCGCCGCCGCCTCCGCCGGTTCGCGCGGCGCTGCCGGTGGTGCCTGCCGAGGGGATGCTCGCGCCGCCGCCCACCACGCCTCCGGCGATCGATCCCTATCGCGCCATCGCCAAGATGCTCATGCCGCAGCAGCAGCAGGGCCTGATCTCGGTGCTGTCGCGCAGCGGCACGGTTGTGATCATCACCCGCAAGGAGCTGTTCACGTCGGCGAGCACGACGCTGCGCACGCCCTATCCGGCCGTGATCAAGGCCATCGCGGAGGCGCTTCAGCCGTTCCCCGGTCCGATCGCCGTCACGGGCTTTACCGACAGCCTGCCGATCAACACCCCGACCTTCCCCAACAACGAGGCCCTGTCGCTCGCCCGCGCCAAGCGCGTCGCGCAGCTGTTGTCGGAAGGTCTGTCCGATCCCGCCCGCGTCAGCGCGTTCGGCCGCGGTGCCGCCGACCCCATTGCCACGAACGCCACGCCGGACGGCCGCAGCGCCAACCGGCGCGTCGAAATCGTCCTCACACCGCGCTAG
- the tssM gene encoding type VI secretion system membrane subunit TssM yields MMKPLGTWAFWRLVLVAAAFLLLSLLTWFLAPLITVGGAPVIGDPVLRLLAALIVLLIGVVVVLVLLLRGFGQSARKPFQSSASNEEEAKTQTDALEAGLRRAFATLKGTGRVWRLDRSYRYKLPWYLVIGPERAGKTSLIRSSGLRFPATDSRGGHIAAGPAFTFSFVDNAVFVDTAGPFGPHSQRRLWRNFLGLLKRYRPREPINGVVIVLSVAELRTAAESQTAALFAEIRQQLIDLRNQLRASFPVYAVFTRVDDVPGFEAFFANLAPVYRNAVFGLTLPIASGRGAAANPPEAIGTVFGREYDDLLRWQTPRVLEQVNGEGDITRRFDDFMFLPQMALLKQKYLQFVEDVFRPNEFEPTLQLRGVYFTSARADLITKSDEPAETVGTPSVAVPAQRGLFIRDLFEQVVIPEAGLVALDRRARRAQRLTQWATLALIALVALALCGWWAYSFANNRTLIKTVEQRADRAKLSLAMLGANPSMQPTQNTDLAATIPALKALEDIPTGWGDTRDYSVPAFTGGLSQYGHLSGPAKSEYVDALHMLFLPQLVGYLESDIQDSMSDPAKLYGAVMVYLMFGGVRPVDKEVIANWFDRRWQSLYPNASDAPLRASLQEQLQNLLKAGFAPAPIQEQLVANARAVLNEFPPAMRGMALLKQLPEIRNLPTWRLTDVAGPLASYALVRRSGKSLAEAVPGMYTADHFSTVVLPAISKVAETVMNEDWVRFLTPEDDEGPERQKELEREMTDLYVSDYIAQWEGLLNDVTIASFTDFNSELSVLQAVLGPPSPLSLFLNSVSQQTTLSPAPESKEAAATAPQAATPLSAAAQAGQPITEHFAGLHAFVAGNPSPLDGTLQSLSQLRALIGPAASAGSSPAQVTALTSGPGFSQLLSQMQFNTLSAPPSLADAVAQITQQTSAIANEGVKSDLSGTWTSEVYPFCQAAIEGRYPFAVSENEVTIADFSRLLAPNGLLDQFFTKQIKPYVDTTRTPWRLNKAAARPNLTPAAIKFFEQADRIRKVFFVDGGATPQVSFQIEPYNLDPNAMRVTLSIDGQTLTYQYGPPQRTPIHWPGAKGGVSIAFAASTPGTPSMSNVTGPWALFRFLSTAKVTRLTATRFQVAVQLGSNSASFVIEADSVMNPFGQNPLAGFKCPPALVPG; encoded by the coding sequence ATGATGAAGCCGCTCGGTACTTGGGCATTCTGGCGCCTGGTCCTGGTGGCGGCGGCCTTCCTGCTGCTGTCGCTTCTGACGTGGTTCCTCGCGCCGCTGATCACGGTCGGCGGAGCGCCGGTCATCGGCGATCCGGTGCTGCGGCTTCTCGCGGCGCTGATCGTGCTGCTGATCGGCGTCGTGGTCGTGCTCGTGCTGCTGCTCAGGGGGTTCGGCCAGTCCGCGCGCAAGCCCTTCCAGTCGAGTGCCTCCAACGAGGAGGAGGCGAAGACCCAGACCGACGCGCTTGAGGCCGGCCTGCGCCGCGCCTTCGCCACCCTCAAGGGCACGGGGCGGGTGTGGCGGCTCGACCGCTCCTATCGCTACAAGCTGCCCTGGTATCTCGTGATCGGGCCGGAGCGGGCGGGGAAGACCTCGCTGATCCGGTCCTCGGGCCTGCGCTTTCCCGCCACCGACAGCCGCGGCGGGCACATCGCGGCCGGTCCCGCCTTCACGTTCTCCTTCGTCGATAACGCCGTCTTCGTGGATACGGCCGGGCCGTTCGGCCCGCATTCGCAGCGCCGTCTGTGGCGGAACTTTCTCGGGCTCCTGAAGCGCTACCGTCCGCGCGAGCCGATCAACGGCGTCGTCATCGTGCTCAGCGTGGCGGAACTGCGGACCGCGGCGGAAAGCCAGACGGCGGCGCTGTTCGCCGAAATCCGTCAGCAGTTGATCGATCTGCGGAACCAGCTCAGGGCGAGCTTTCCGGTCTATGCCGTGTTCACCCGCGTCGACGATGTGCCGGGGTTCGAGGCGTTCTTCGCCAACCTGGCGCCGGTCTACCGCAATGCCGTGTTCGGGCTGACACTTCCGATCGCGAGCGGGCGCGGCGCGGCGGCGAACCCGCCCGAGGCGATCGGAACGGTGTTCGGCCGGGAATATGACGATCTGCTGCGCTGGCAGACCCCGCGGGTGCTCGAACAGGTGAACGGCGAAGGCGATATCACCCGTCGCTTCGACGATTTCATGTTCCTGCCGCAGATGGCGCTGCTGAAGCAGAAATATCTGCAGTTCGTCGAAGACGTGTTCCGGCCGAACGAGTTCGAGCCGACGCTCCAGCTGCGCGGCGTCTATTTCACCAGCGCTCGCGCCGATCTGATCACGAAATCCGACGAGCCCGCGGAGACCGTCGGCACGCCGAGTGTCGCGGTGCCCGCCCAGCGCGGCCTGTTCATCCGCGATCTGTTCGAGCAGGTCGTCATTCCCGAAGCCGGGCTCGTGGCGCTGGACAGGCGGGCGCGCCGCGCCCAGCGCCTGACGCAGTGGGCGACCCTCGCGCTCATCGCCCTCGTCGCGCTCGCGCTGTGCGGCTGGTGGGCCTACAGCTTCGCCAACAACCGCACCTTGATCAAGACCGTCGAACAACGGGCGGATCGCGCCAAGCTGTCGCTCGCGATGCTCGGCGCGAATCCCAGCATGCAGCCGACCCAGAACACGGATCTCGCCGCCACCATTCCGGCGCTCAAGGCGCTGGAGGATATCCCGACGGGGTGGGGGGATACGCGCGACTATTCGGTGCCCGCGTTCACCGGCGGCCTGTCGCAATATGGCCATCTCTCGGGGCCGGCGAAGTCGGAATATGTCGACGCGCTGCACATGCTGTTCCTGCCCCAGCTCGTCGGCTATCTGGAGTCCGACATTCAGGACTCCATGTCCGACCCGGCGAAGCTTTACGGCGCCGTGATGGTCTACCTGATGTTCGGTGGCGTGCGGCCGGTCGACAAAGAGGTCATCGCCAACTGGTTCGATCGCCGCTGGCAGTCGCTCTATCCCAATGCCTCGGACGCGCCCTTGCGCGCCTCCCTGCAGGAGCAGCTGCAGAACCTGCTGAAGGCCGGGTTCGCACCGGCTCCCATTCAGGAGCAGCTCGTCGCGAACGCGCGCGCCGTGCTGAACGAGTTCCCGCCCGCCATGCGCGGCATGGCGCTGTTGAAGCAGCTGCCGGAAATCAGGAATCTGCCGACCTGGCGCCTGACCGACGTCGCCGGCCCGCTCGCCTCCTATGCGCTTGTCCGGCGCTCCGGCAAGTCGCTCGCGGAAGCGGTGCCGGGCATGTACACCGCCGACCATTTCAGCACCGTCGTGCTGCCTGCGATCTCGAAGGTCGCCGAGACGGTCATGAACGAGGACTGGGTCCGCTTCCTGACGCCTGAGGACGACGAGGGTCCCGAGCGGCAGAAGGAGCTGGAGCGGGAGATGACGGATCTCTACGTCTCCGACTACATCGCCCAGTGGGAGGGCCTCCTCAACGACGTCACGATCGCGTCCTTCACCGACTTCAATTCCGAACTGAGCGTGCTCCAGGCCGTTCTCGGCCCGCCGTCGCCGCTTTCCCTGTTCCTCAACTCGGTCTCGCAGCAGACGACGCTCAGCCCCGCGCCGGAAAGCAAGGAAGCGGCCGCGACCGCGCCCCAGGCCGCCACGCCGCTCAGCGCGGCCGCGCAGGCCGGCCAGCCGATCACCGAGCATTTCGCCGGCCTGCATGCCTTCGTCGCCGGCAATCCGAGCCCGCTCGACGGCACCCTGCAGTCGCTGTCGCAACTGCGGGCGCTGATCGGCCCGGCGGCGAGCGCGGGCAGCAGTCCCGCCCAGGTCACCGCGCTGACCTCGGGTCCCGGCTTCTCGCAGCTCCTGAGCCAGATGCAGTTCAACACCCTGAGCGCGCCGCCGTCGCTGGCCGATGCCGTCGCCCAGATCACCCAGCAGACGTCCGCCATCGCCAACGAGGGCGTGAAGAGCGATCTCAGCGGAACGTGGACCTCCGAGGTCTATCCGTTCTGCCAGGCCGCCATCGAGGGGCGCTATCCCTTCGCCGTGTCGGAGAACGAGGTCACCATCGCCGATTTCAGCCGGCTGCTGGCGCCGAACGGCCTGCTCGACCAGTTCTTCACCAAGCAGATCAAGCCCTATGTCGACACGACGCGCACCCCGTGGCGCCTCAACAAGGCGGCCGCGCGTCCCAACCTGACCCCGGCGGCCATCAAGTTCTTCGAACAGGCCGACCGCATCCGCAAGGTGTTCTTCGTCGATGGCGGAGCGACGCCGCAGGTGTCGTTCCAGATCGAGCCCTACAATCTCGATCCGAACGCCATGCGCGTGACGCTGTCGATCGACGGTCAGACGCTCACCTACCAGTACGGCCCGCCGCAGCGCACGCCGATCCACTGGCCGGGCGCCAAGGGCGGCGTCAGCATCGCGTTCGCGGCGTCCACGCCCGGAACGCCGTCGATGTCCAACGTCACCGGACCGTGGGCGCTGTTCCGCTTCCTCTCCACGGCGAAGGTCACCCGCCTGACGGCGACCCGTTTCCAGGTCGCCGTCCAGCTCGGGTCGAATTCGGCGAGCTTCGTCATCGAGGCGGACAGCGTGATGAACCCGTTCGGCCAGAATCCGCTGGCCGGCTTCAAGTGTCCGCCGGCGCTGGTTCCAGGCTAG